A genomic window from Enoplosus armatus isolate fEnoArm2 chromosome 20, fEnoArm2.hap1, whole genome shotgun sequence includes:
- the osbpl7 gene encoding oxysterol-binding protein-related protein 7: MDSYGSALNRSQSLASGLEKTSPTWKPSHSRSSSTLSSRHSRQIIKDWEVIDDLHVEMHTGGDNPHDLTTPGICEGYLLKRRKWPLKGWHKRYFVLEAGILRYSKNQQDVSRGRVQGSLDVSLAVMSINKKSNRIDLDAGDILYHMKAKSHELFYIWVTKLQAHRLYKKNEAAHVQSGFLQTLSHGAAAGQAQRNGDVSSAGVADSAGASGVLPSVNTAVNSKVSAWLQQSHDPDTCVQELNRCHLDLSEINRLIQKLQTLEAGQAFTNGDLKRIISIQNLSLEKPKKSRSGKMWGHSRTLSRVEALGMVRMPIRGITKSLSSSHLTSSSHLGASVPSIPDYVYSQLSPPTVTLSPEGKKIQQDICAMSLRVLTSLKTVHETLSQERQKLQEVWETNNIHQSNTLAEPAAVRHSSHGPPSVADSAAEYFDASDDVLCGSSSEVSDESGLSDGSTTNSEPEEGHASATRKYRASISRTPNSVVPKSTGRRTTLHAPCPDNSHVGLMAILYNNIGKDLARVSMPAALNEPVNLLQRLCEELEYSELLDTANNTPDPYQRMVYIAAFAISGYSTATFRNHYKPFNPVLGETYECIREDRGFHLISEQVCHHPPISACHAHSENFSFWQDQRWKNKFWGKSLEILPTGMVNVTLPRYGDHYEWNKVVTCIHNVLSQQRYLEHYGEVTIRNLKSNVCTCKITFVKSRYWGSDTNKNEVQGTVLDQSGSVIHRFGGLWHEGIFCDTLPTPKCVWKPNPQPKDHMLYYGFSTFAMELNELTPDLKPLLPPTDSRLRPDQRMLEEGHVEESDRKKDELEEFQRERRKELAKRGEEHVPRFFKKAKDSCGRDVWLTNETYWKLRENPGFANIENITLW, encoded by the exons ATGGATTCATACGGGTCTGCACTCAACCGCAGCCAGTCGCTGGCGAGCGGCCTGGAGAAGACTTCACCGACGTGGAAGCCGTCTCACTCTCGGAGCAGTAGCACTCTGTCATCTCGCCACTCCAGACAG ATTATCAAAGACTGGGAAGTGATTGACGACCTTCATGTAGAAATGCACACAGGAGGTGACAATCCTCATGATCTGACCACGCCGGGTATCTGTGAAGGATATCTTCTCAAGAGGAGGAAGTGGCCACTCAAAGGTTGGCACAAG CGGTACTTTGTCTTGGAAGCAGGAATACTGCGTTACTCCAAAAATCAACAAGAT GTCTCCAGAGGAAGAGTCCAGGGCTCTCTAGATGTTAGCCTCGCAGTGATGTCGATAAACAAGAAATCAAATCGGATTGACTTGGACGCAGGAGACATTCTCTATCATATGAAG GCGAAGAGCCACGAACTCTTTTACATTTGGGTAACCAAGCTTCAAGCCCACCGCTTGTACAAGAAGAACGAGGCGGCTCACGTTCAGAGCGGCTTCCTCCAGACTTTGTCTCACGGTGCCGCGGCCGGACAAGCTCAGAGAAATGGAGATGTG AGCTCTGCAGGCGTGGCCGATTCAGCTGGAGCTTCAGGAGTGCTGCCCTCAGTTAACACCGCTGTGAACAGCAAAGTGTCTGCCTGGCTGCAGCAAAGTCACGACCCAGACACTTGTGTTCAAG AGCTGAACCGTTGCCATTTGGACCTTTCTGAGATTAACCGCTTAATCCAGAAGCTGCAGACGTTGGAGGCGGGACAGGCTTTCACTAACGGAGATCTGAAGCGCATCATCAGCATACAG AATCTCTCTCTCGAGAAGCCGAAGAAGTCGAGGTCAGGGAAGATGTGGGGTCACTCTCGCACGCTGTCCAGAGTGGAGGCCCTGGGAATGGTAAGAATG CCTATTCGTGGGATTACTAAATCG CTGTCCTCTAGTCACCTGACCAGCTCGTCCCACCTCGGTGCATCAGTCCCATCTATCCCTGACTACGTCTACTCCCAGCTGTCCCCTCCTACTGTCACACTGTCGCCCGAGGGCAAGAAAATCCAGCAGGACATCTGCGCCATGTCGCTACGAG TGCTGACCTCTCTGAAGACGGTGCATGAAACTCTGTCCCAGGAGAGGCAGAAGCTGCAGGAAGTCTGGGAAACTAACAACATCCACCAGTCCAACACATTAGCTGAG CCTGCAGCAGTGAGGCATTCGTCCCACGGGCCTCCTTCAGTCGCAGATTCGGCTGCGGAGTATTTTGACGCCAGCGATGACGTCCTTTGTGGTAGTTCCTCCGAGGTGTCTGATGAATCAGGACTTAGTGATGGAAGCACCACCAACTCTGAGCCAGAGGAAGGACATG CATCAGCCACCCGGAAGTACCGTGCGAGCATTTCCAGGACTCCTAACAGTGTTGTTCCCAAGAGCACCGGCCGGCGAACCACTCTGCACGCTCCCTGTCCTGACAACAGCCACGTGGGCCTCATGGCTATCCTCTACAATAACATAG GTAAAGACTTGGCTCGAGTGTCCATGCCCGCTGCTCTCAATGAGCCCGTTAACCTGCTGCAGAGACTGTGTGAAGAGCTGGAGTACAGCGAGCTGCTGGATACTGCCAACAACACGCCGGACCCCTACCAGAGGATG GTTTACATTGCTGCCTTTGCTATCTCTGGTTACTCCACTGCCACGTTCAGAAACCACTACAAGCCCTTTAACCCGGTGCTGGGGGAGACCTACGAGTGCATCAGGGAGGACCGGGGCTTTCACCTCATCAGTGAGCAG GTCTGCCATCATCCCCCGATCTCTGCCTGCCATGCACACTCAGAGAACTTCTCCTTCTGGCAAG ACCAGCgatggaaaaataaattctgGGGGAAGTCACTGGAGATTCTGCCAACAGGAATGGTGAACGTCACTCTTCCAAG GTATGGAGACCACTATGAGTGGAACAAAGTAGTGACCTGCATCCATAACGTCCTCAGCCAGCAGCGCTATCTGGAGCACTACGGAGAGGTCACCATCCGCAACCTCAAAAGCAACGTCTGCACCTGCAAGATCACCTTCGTCAAG tctCGTTATTGGGGTTCAGATACGAACAAGAACGAGGTGCAGGGCACGGTGCTGGACCAGAGCGGGAGTGTCATTCACCGGTTCGGAGGTCTGTGGCACGAAGGCATCTTCTGTGACACTCTGCCGACTCCGAAATGTGTCTGGAAGCCAA ATCCCCAGCCAAAGGATCACATGCTGTACTATGGCTTCTCCACCTTCGCCATGGAGCTGAATGAACTCACCCCAGACCTGAAGCCTCTCCTGCCTCCTACAGACAGCCGCCTGCGCCCCGACCAAAG GATGCTGGAGGAGGGACACGTGGAGGAatcagacaggaagaaagatgAATTAGAGGAATTTCAGAGGGAGCGGAGAAAAGAGCTCGCCAAGAGGGGTGAAGAACACGTTCCACGTTTTTTCAA gaAAGCCAAAGATTCCTGCGGACGGGACGTGTGGTTGACGAACGAGACGTACTGGAAGCTCAGAGAGAATCCAGGTTTTGCTAATATTGAAAACATAACTCTGTGGTGA
- the tbx21 gene encoding T-box transcription factor TBX21, with protein MGGIGGNLYLSMLNGTETQTFGKNTDISSHLHRGGKDLAEFKMGIQDARFYYPDSVQSGQDAVTLPYHSDQTVGGYGAQPGRFYAQTLSSCPYGGVRSPPRSGAAQGYIPTAGDGFPTGGKDLYSPSPENYPASFQHGYQRPPLYPLPGLQVCGKTQALLNNYPLWAKFHKFQTEMIITKQGRRMFPFLSFNISVLDPSAHYNVYVDVVLADQHHWRYQGGKWVQCGKAEGNMPGNRMYMHPDSPNTGAHWMRQEVSFSKLKLTNNKGSTNNVAQMIVLQSLHKYQPRLHIVEVKEDGSEDPFLTAKAQTFIFPETQFIAVTAYQNADITQLKIDHNPFAKGFRDNYDTLYAPPDSDRFTPSPTESQQLLPGSCYPQGYLSEQYMSPLPQSRFYSREPIGMGQQHKDPSSSPGPHSRWYLPPQQGVAPNRLDFTSSYEGDFSGNGFYKPFPLQTSAHHALSYYPDHPFASTSVSVSAATSAGWTTSRPTPQYLSHPSKPGPSLGWFRPISSSSSSSSSSTSPGNPRLHPPSLLEPLQSPLLQDKSKDTVEAVGEDPWLEPPSVKSAASADSGLFEGGVGDNKKRRVSPYTSSTENSPPPRSGEVCEKDTNSDADYYGYYTH; from the exons ATGGGCGGCATAGGTGGCAACCTCTACCTCAGCATGTTGAATGGGACTGAAACGCAAACTTTCGGAAAGAACACAGACATCAGCAGCCACCTCCACCGCGGCGGCAAGGATCTAGCCGAGTTTAAAATGGGGATTCAGGACGCGAGGTTTTACTACCCAGACTCTGTTCAAAGCGGCCAGGACGCCGTGACTCTGCCGTACCACTCGGACCAGACAGTGGGAGGCTACGGAGCGCAGCCCGGCAGGTTTTACGCACAGACCCTCAGCAGTTGCCCGTACGGCGGCGTGAGGTCGCCGCCACGAAGTGGTGCCGCGCAGGGTTACATCCCGACGGCAGGAGACGGCTTTCCTACCGGCGGTAAAGACTTGTACTCTCCTTCTCCGGAGAATTACCCGGCGAGCTTTCAGCACGGCTACCAGCGACCGCCTCTCTACCCTTTACCTGGGCTACAGGTGTGCGGGAAGACTCAGGCTCTGCTCAATAACTACCCGCTATGGGCCAAGTTCCACAAGTTCCAAACCGAGATGATAATCACCAAACAGGGGAG GAGGATGTTCCCCTTCCTGAGCTTCAACATCAGCGTTCTGGATCCGTCAGCCCACTATAATGTCTATGTGGACGTGGTTCTGGCTGATCAGCACCACTGGAGGTACCAGGGCGGCAAGTGGGTCCAGTGTGGGAAAGCGGAGGGTAACATGCCAG GGAACAGGATGTACATGCACCCCGACTCTCCCAACACAGGAGCTCACTGGATGAGACAAGAAGTGTCTTTCAGCAAACTCAAGCTCACCAACAACAAGGGCAGCACCAATAACGTGGCGCAG ATGATCGTGCTCCAGTCGCTCCATAAGTACCAGCCTCGTCTTCACATCGTGGAGGTAAAGGAGGACGGCTCGGAGGATCCCTTCCTCACAGCCAAAGCTCAGACCTTCATCTTCCCGGAGACGCAGTTCATCGCCGTCACTGCTTATCAGAACGCAGAT ATCACTCAGCTGAAAATAGACCATAACCCCTTCGCTAAAGGTTTCCGTGACAATTACGACAC GCTGTACGCTCCTCCTGACTCTGATCGCTTCACCCCCTCCCCTACAgagagccagcagctgctgccagGGAGCTGCTACCCCCAAGGCTACCTCTCTGAGCAGTACATGAGCCCCCTGCCCCAGAGCCGCTTCTACAGCCGCGAGCCCATCGGTATGGGCCAGCAGCACAAGGACCCATCGTCCAGCCCTGGTCCTCACAGCCGCTGGTACCTGCCGCCTCAGCAGGGTGTGGCCCCAAACCGGCTTGACTTCACTTCCTCCTATGAGGGTGACTTCTCCGGAAACGGTTTCTACAAGCCCTTCCCCTTGCAGACATCCGCTCACCATGCCCTCAGCTACTACCCAGACCATCCTTTTGCGTCTACTAGCGTGTCCGTATCAGCAGCCACCTCAGCGGGCTGGACCACCAGCCGGCCCACCCCTCAATACCTCAGCCACCCAAGTAAGCCGGGCCCCAGTCTGGGCTGGTTTAGACCCATAtcgtcctcttcttcctcctcatcttcttccacGTCACCTGGAAACCCCAGGCTACACCCTCCCTCGCTCCTGGAGCCTCTGCAGTCGCCCCTGCTGCAGGACAAGTCCAAAGACACTGTGGAGGCGGTGGGAGAGGACCCCTGGCTCGAACCTCCCTCTGTGAAATCAGCGGCCTCGGCCGACTCGGGCCTGTTTGAGGGCGGCGTGGGGGACAACAAGAAGAGGAGGGTGTCGCCCTACACGTCCAGCACTGAAAACTCCCCACCTCCGCGCAGTGGAGAGGTCTGCGAGAAGGACACCAACAGCGACGCAGACTACTATGGCTATTACACTCACTGA